The genome window TTCCATTACCTCAAAAGGCGTAGAACCAGGCACAAGCCGCACATTGACAATGGCCTCGGCAGAACCCGGAATGACATTTTCCTTGACCCCTGCCTGAACGATGGTCGGGGCAACGGTATTACGCATCAAGGCATGCCAAAGGAGTGGGTAGCTGCCCAGTTCCACTACCTTCTTTCCTGCCTCGCGAGCTTTTGCTGGATCCTTGCTTTCGGCCAAATTTTTCAAATGACTCGCAAGCGGCTCTTTGGCAGTCCGCGAGAGGGCGAGAAAATACTCTCTGGTTTGATCGTTAAGCGTCGGGTCGGTGTCCCAGTTGGTGATCTTCGCCAGTGCAAGCGACAGACTCTTTATGGCACTATCCGGCATCGGACGGGAAGAATGGGTCGGTTTTCCGTACGCAGTAAGTTTGAAGGAAACATAGATTTTATCGCGTGTGGTGATGTTGACCTGCGTTGTCTTTCCATCAGCGTCTTGGAAGATCCATCCGCCTTCGTTAAGCGCAAATTCGGCATTGATCTTTTCCCAATGGTTTTTCGCCAGCCAATCTGTCCCATATTCTCCTGCTTCCTCGTCGTCTTCCGCGAGAAAAATCACATCCCGATTCAGCGGAACATTATTTTCCTTCACCATCATGACAGCTTGGGCAAAAACCGACAGCCCACCTTTGAAGTCCATTGCTCCCCGTCCCATGACATATCCGTCTTTGATCACGCCTCCGAACGGATCGACTGTCCAGTTTTTTCTCTCGACAGGCACGACGTCGGAGTGAGCGGCAAGCAAAACAGGCTTCTTACTTCCATTTCCCTTTAACCTGGCGATGAAGTGTGCTTGGCCGGAAGGAGTTTTGATTACCTCCGTCTCCACACCCAGTTGATCGAATTTACTCTTCAAAAATTCTGCCAGTGCCAACGTTTGTCCCCCAGGATTGGTGGAATCGAAGCGAAGCAGCTCTTGAAGTAATTTGGCCGTCTCACTACTGACGGTCTCTGATTGTACGATGGAATCTGCAGCCGCAGACGAAAGAGGGGTAAGGCTTGTCAAGAGGGACAGTGTAAGCAAGGCTGTACCTATAAACTTGCGCTTCATTATGTAGATCCTCCTCTCTTATTGTGAAACCGTTTTCACGCTTTTTATTATATTATTTATTCGTAATTATTAATTAATTACGGTCCCACATGCAGATTTCCGTGCGTAACAAGTTGATAACCGTGCAGATCCTGCAATTTTTAAAATAAAAAAACTGTGCAGCCATCGCTCCTGCACAGTTTGTTGCATCTTGATTTCAACCTTTTACATGGCTGTCTTACGTCCCCGCAAACAGCAAATCCCACATATGCTTGTATGTACCCAGATCAAACACTTCCGATATTGGCTTATGCCCGACCACACCATAGCCGATCATCAGCCCAATGACCAGCGAGAAGAACAACAGAAGGGGGACCATCAAGATTTTGATCATGATGATGGGCCAATTCTTGCCTCTTCGTGAGTGCTCTTTTGTCTTGACCTCTTGGGTATCACGCGGGAATGGTTGTCCCTTTCCTCGATCCATGCTCCTCTCTCCCGTCATCTAAGATTGTGTTATCTGCTTCTCAGCGAATTCGCGATGCCCATCATCTGATCGCTGATGCCAATGGCTCGCGAGT of Brevibacillus choshinensis contains these proteins:
- a CDS encoding M20/M25/M40 family metallo-hydrolase, giving the protein MKRKFIGTALLTLSLLTSLTPLSSAAADSIVQSETVSSETAKLLQELLRFDSTNPGGQTLALAEFLKSKFDQLGVETEVIKTPSGQAHFIARLKGNGSKKPVLLAAHSDVVPVERKNWTVDPFGGVIKDGYVMGRGAMDFKGGLSVFAQAVMMVKENNVPLNRDVIFLAEDDEEAGEYGTDWLAKNHWEKINAEFALNEGGWIFQDADGKTTQVNITTRDKIYVSFKLTAYGKPTHSSRPMPDSAIKSLSLALAKITNWDTDPTLNDQTREYFLALSRTAKEPLASHLKNLAESKDPAKAREAGKKVVELGSYPLLWHALMRNTVAPTIVQAGVKENVIPGSAEAIVNVRLVPGSTPFEVMEQLQRVIADPGVKVSLASEMTEEEARKYYEQRTAALASSTDTALYKALEESSKSVWPEAEVVPALFEAGTDGAAWRDRGVPVYGIYPYPLDNDTLERMHGNDERISVKSLEEGTKMIYNTLIKVAGSD
- a CDS encoding DNA-directed RNA polymerase subunit beta, whose amino-acid sequence is MDRGKGQPFPRDTQEVKTKEHSRRGKNWPIIMIKILMVPLLLFFSLVIGLMIGYGVVGHKPISEVFDLGTYKHMWDLLFAGT